The segment TCAAGGTGAGGAGCAACAAAAACTCGACCTGTACGCCAATGAGAAATTCAAAGCTGCATTGGAAGCGCGCGATCAAGTATGTGGTGTGGCAAGTGAAGAAGAAGATGAAGCGGTTGCGTTTAATAAAGAGCTGAACAAGAACGCCAAATATGTGGTTCTGATGGATCCACTTGATGGTTCATCGAACATTGATGTTAATGTTTCTGTGGGCACTATCTTCTCTATTTACCGTCGTGTCTCTCCGATTGGTACGCCACCAACCCAAGAAGATTTCTTGCAACCGGGTAATAAGCAAGTGGCAGCTGGTTATGTCATCTACGGCTCTTCAACCATGCTGGTTTACACTACAGGTAACGGCGTAAATGGCTTTACTTACGACCCTTCACTGGGCACTTTCTGCCTTTCACATGAAAACATGATGATTCCTCAAGATGGTCAGATTTATTCGATCAACGAAGGCAATTACATCCGCTTCCCAATGGGAATTAAAAAGTACATTAAGTACTGCCAAGAAAATGATACCGCAACCAATCGCCCTTATACCTCACGCTACATAGGTTCGCTCGTGGCTGACTTCCACCGTAACTTACTCAAAGGTGGGGTTTACCTATACCCAAGTACACAGAGCCATCCAAATGGAAAATTGCGCTTACTTTATGAGTGCAACCCAATGGCTTATATTGTCGAGCAAGCAGGCGGCACGGCGTCCGATGGTGTTAACCGTATTATGGACATTAAACCAACGGAACTGCATCAACGCGTTCCATTTGTTGTCGGTTCTAAAAACATGGTGAGCAAAGTCGAAGAGTTTATCGATAAATATCGTAACGAAGAGCAATAAATATCGTTACATATATAT is part of the Vibrio ponticus genome and harbors:
- the fbp gene encoding class 1 fructose-bisphosphatase, whose translation is MSGMRTLGEFIVEKQADFPHASGDLSSLLASIRLAAKIVNREINKAGLADITGSVGAENVQGEEQQKLDLYANEKFKAALEARDQVCGVASEEEDEAVAFNKELNKNAKYVVLMDPLDGSSNIDVNVSVGTIFSIYRRVSPIGTPPTQEDFLQPGNKQVAAGYVIYGSSTMLVYTTGNGVNGFTYDPSLGTFCLSHENMMIPQDGQIYSINEGNYIRFPMGIKKYIKYCQENDTATNRPYTSRYIGSLVADFHRNLLKGGVYLYPSTQSHPNGKLRLLYECNPMAYIVEQAGGTASDGVNRIMDIKPTELHQRVPFVVGSKNMVSKVEEFIDKYRNEEQ